A window from Enterocloster bolteae encodes these proteins:
- a CDS encoding response regulator: MKRQMTPGETLREFCRAWFVQRDAERTLAFLTEDVGFVGTGTDEMASGRQQMAGYLAQDIREIPEPFECELSPIYEQPVADGIYNMSADLTLKNSKYTWYLRAFFTLVLSGEEWLVKSFHVAEPASSQKDAEHYPGTLVMEHTSRLRQELLNNSLPGGMMGGYIEDGFPFYFINRRMLEYLGYENETEFVSDIEGMITNCMHPDDRNRVDQLVACQLQRSEEYVVEYRMRKKDGSYIWVHDLGRRVTSEDNRPAIMSVCMDITEEKQMRDRIKEMYEEELSYFAEQSSADGSIQGSLNITTGCLESYLSTADTSIAKVGDAYEDTIENLAASAVDPVYGDGIRHCLNRERVLADYAVGKVDYRFEFLRRNNSGIIFWESTIMHSCQNPETGHVILFFYTQDVTEKKMQEQLFKRIAELDYESITEVDILRDMAYRTILVDESNMDTMLPDHSRFQSEIRAISGRYMDEAAREEYLRKLDYDYMKSQLAHNDAYTFIVEMRDMTGATRVKRFRVFYISRELERVCVARTDVTDVVLKEQRQKEELAAALVAAEQANAAKSDFLSRMSHEIRTPMNAIIGMSTIAAQSIGDDEQVEDCISKIGISSRFLLSLINDILDMSRIESGKMLLKSEKIPTEEFINGINSICYSQADVKGVEYECIVDPVLDDYYIGDAMKLQQVLINILSNAIKFTQEGGKVTFSASQRRKTKNDASLRFIVNDTGVGMNEEFLPHLFEPFSQESTGTTSLYGGTGLGLAISKNIVDMMDGKITVRSIKGIGTEFTVDVKLGITEEEKLRHNQKKQDYNFSHLKTLVVDDDVAVCESAVVTLHEMGIKAEWVDSGRKAIDRVKKLWDEGRYFDMILIDWKMPGMDGIETARRIRGIVGAEVTIIIMTAYDWISIEHEAKLAGVNLLMSKPMFKSSLVSAFSRALGEKEQQAQQPEVNDYDFTGKHVLLVEDNQINTEVAMMLLESKGFKVDTAENGLRALELFSKSDKGYYDAILMDIRMPLMDGLTAATNIRHLSNADSGTVPIIAMTANAFDDDIEKSKAAGMNAHLAKPIEPERMYQTLYDFIYGKEA, encoded by the coding sequence ATGAAGAGACAGATGACGCCCGGTGAAACATTACGGGAGTTCTGCCGCGCATGGTTTGTACAGCGTGACGCAGAAAGAACCCTTGCATTCCTGACGGAGGATGTGGGGTTTGTGGGCACGGGAACAGACGAAATGGCCAGCGGAAGGCAGCAGATGGCCGGGTACCTTGCGCAGGATATCCGGGAGATACCGGAACCCTTTGAATGTGAGCTTTCCCCCATCTATGAACAGCCTGTGGCTGATGGGATCTATAACATGTCAGCGGATTTGACCCTTAAGAATTCCAAATACACCTGGTATCTGAGGGCCTTCTTTACCTTGGTTTTGTCCGGGGAAGAATGGCTGGTCAAGAGTTTTCATGTGGCAGAGCCGGCCAGCAGCCAGAAGGACGCGGAGCATTATCCGGGGACACTGGTCATGGAACATACCAGCAGACTGCGCCAGGAGCTTTTAAACAATTCTCTGCCGGGCGGTATGATGGGAGGATACATAGAGGATGGTTTCCCATTTTATTTCATTAACCGCAGGATGCTGGAATATCTGGGGTATGAGAACGAGACGGAGTTTGTATCCGACATTGAAGGAATGATTACAAACTGCATGCATCCGGATGACAGGAACAGGGTGGACCAGCTGGTGGCCTGCCAGCTGCAACGGTCAGAGGAGTATGTGGTGGAATACCGGATGAGGAAAAAGGATGGTTCCTATATCTGGGTACATGACCTGGGCAGGAGGGTGACATCTGAGGATAACCGTCCTGCCATCATGTCGGTATGCATGGATATCACTGAAGAAAAGCAGATGCGTGACCGGATTAAAGAGATGTATGAGGAGGAGCTTTCCTATTTTGCGGAACAGTCCTCAGCCGACGGGAGTATACAGGGAAGCCTTAATATCACCACAGGGTGCCTGGAATCCTACCTGTCAACCGCGGATACATCCATTGCAAAGGTGGGTGATGCCTACGAGGATACCATCGAGAACCTGGCAGCCTCTGCCGTGGACCCGGTCTATGGGGATGGAATCCGCCACTGCCTTAACCGGGAGCGGGTGCTGGCTGATTACGCGGTTGGCAAGGTGGATTACCGTTTTGAGTTCCTGCGCAGAAACAACAGCGGCATAATTTTCTGGGAAAGCACCATCATGCATTCCTGCCAGAATCCTGAGACTGGTCATGTCATACTTTTCTTCTATACCCAGGATGTGACGGAGAAAAAGATGCAGGAGCAGCTTTTCAAGCGGATCGCGGAGCTGGATTATGAGAGCATAACAGAAGTGGATATCCTGCGGGATATGGCGTACAGGACCATATTGGTGGATGAGTCCAATATGGATACCATGCTGCCGGACCACAGCCGGTTCCAGTCGGAGATACGCGCCATCTCCGGACGCTATATGGATGAGGCGGCCAGGGAGGAATATCTCCGTAAGCTGGATTACGATTACATGAAATCACAGCTGGCCCATAACGACGCTTATACGTTCATTGTGGAGATGCGGGATATGACCGGTGCGACCCGGGTCAAGCGTTTCCGGGTTTTCTATATCAGCAGGGAGCTGGAGCGGGTATGCGTGGCCCGCACCGATGTGACGGACGTGGTTCTAAAGGAACAGAGGCAGAAGGAGGAGCTGGCTGCCGCCCTGGTGGCGGCAGAGCAGGCCAATGCGGCCAAGAGCGACTTCCTCTCACGGATGAGCCATGAAATAAGGACTCCCATGAACGCCATCATCGGCATGAGCACCATAGCGGCCCAGTCCATAGGGGATGACGAGCAGGTGGAGGATTGTATTTCCAAAATTGGCATTTCCTCCCGGTTCCTATTGTCGTTAATTAATGATATCCTGGATATGAGCCGGATTGAGAGCGGCAAGATGCTGCTCAAGAGCGAGAAGATTCCAACAGAGGAGTTCATCAACGGCATTAATTCCATCTGTTACTCCCAGGCTGATGTCAAGGGGGTGGAATATGAGTGCATTGTGGACCCGGTGCTGGATGATTACTATATAGGTGATGCCATGAAGCTCCAGCAGGTGCTCATCAATATCCTGAGCAATGCCATCAAGTTTACCCAGGAGGGAGGCAAGGTCACCTTTTCAGCCTCCCAGCGCAGAAAGACCAAGAATGATGCATCACTGCGGTTCATTGTAAATGATACGGGGGTGGGGATGAACGAGGAGTTCCTTCCACATCTGTTTGAACCCTTTTCACAGGAATCCACAGGGACCACCTCCCTGTATGGCGGGACCGGGCTGGGGCTGGCCATATCCAAGAACATTGTGGATATGATGGACGGCAAAATCACGGTCCGCTCCATTAAGGGAATCGGTACAGAGTTTACAGTGGATGTCAAGCTGGGAATCACCGAAGAAGAAAAGCTCAGGCATAACCAGAAAAAACAGGATTACAATTTCTCCCACCTGAAGACACTGGTGGTGGATGATGATGTAGCTGTGTGCGAGAGCGCGGTTGTGACCCTTCACGAAATGGGAATCAAGGCAGAGTGGGTGGACAGCGGCCGGAAGGCAATTGACCGGGTTAAGAAGCTCTGGGATGAAGGCCGGTATTTTGACATGATACTGATTGACTGGAAGATGCCGGGAATGGATGGAATAGAGACAGCCAGACGAATCCGTGGTATAGTCGGAGCAGAGGTGACCATCATTATCATGACTGCCTATGACTGGATTTCCATTGAACATGAGGCGAAACTGGCCGGGGTCAACCTTCTGATGAGCAAGCCCATGTTCAAGTCCTCCCTTGTTTCGGCCTTTTCAAGAGCCCTGGGCGAGAAGGAGCAGCAGGCGCAGCAGCCGGAGGTAAATGATTATGATTTTACCGGTAAACATGTGCTGCTGGTGGAGGACAACCAGATTAACACAGAGGTGGCCATGATGCTTTTGGAGAGCAAGGGATTCAAGGTGGATACGGCTGAGAACGGGCTGCGTGCCCTGGAACTTTTCAGCAAATCAGACAAGGGATACTATGACGCAATTCTGATGGATATACGGATGCCCCTGATGGACGGACTGACAGCTGCCACCAACATCCGCCATCTGAGCAATGCCGACTCAGGAACCGTTCCCATTATTGCCATGACAGCCAATGCATTTGATGATGATATAGAAAAGAGCAAGGCGGCAGGGATGAATGCCCATCTTGCCAAGCCCATAGAGCCGGAACGGATGTACCAGACTCTGTACGATTTCATATATGGAAAGGAAGCATAA
- a CDS encoding EAL domain-containing protein, whose translation MISQKKILVVEDNEINRMILREILSPQYKVLEAGNGAEALSVLREYGEMVSLILLDIVMPVMDGYTFLSHIKADSSFSSIPVIVTTQSDSESDEVAALSHGAADFVAKPYKSQVILHRVASIIHLRETAAMINLVQYDRLTGLYSKEFFYQRVRETLMQHPDREYDIICSDIVNFKLINDIFGIPAGDHLLNEIGRLYKKVAGKNGICGHFHADQFACLLERRWEYTDELFIRCNARVNTLPNARNVVMKWGIYQVADRNVSVEQMCDRALLAARSIKGRYGTYFAAYDDQLRNRLLREQAITDSMEPALAKKQFEVYLQPKYRIKDHRLSGAEALVRWRHPVWGFQSPGEFIPLFEQNGFITKLDQYVWERAASVLREWDNRGYPPIPVSVNVSRADIYHKDLADMLLGIVRRYRLQPSRLHLEITESAYTENPEQVIETVGYLRELGFVIEMDDFGSGYSSLNMLGKMPVDILKLDMKFIQDEAAGPDDGGILHFIMELARWMDLSVVAEGVETRQQLERLKKADCDYVQGYYFARPMPINEFEELLRDGHTAMEQEGMGDENLRESQPFPVLLVADEDACYRRNVRETFEGSFQVMEAGDGKAALRCMADSKSRIAAVILSLTLSGTDGFSVLEVLQREKMDPDIPVIATGPQNEAMEDRAMELGADDFAGRPHSQKSLRRRVLRAIHAKAPRERAARPGQILTLGED comes from the coding sequence ATGATTTCACAGAAGAAAATTTTGGTCGTGGAAGACAATGAAATAAACCGAATGATATTAAGGGAAATCCTGTCGCCCCAATATAAAGTGCTGGAAGCCGGTAATGGAGCGGAAGCACTGTCTGTCCTGCGTGAATATGGGGAGATGGTTTCTCTTATTTTACTGGACATCGTCATGCCTGTTATGGACGGATATACATTTCTTTCTCATATCAAAGCGGATTCTTCCTTTTCATCTATTCCGGTAATCGTAACAACCCAGAGCGACAGCGAATCTGATGAGGTTGCGGCGCTGTCACACGGCGCGGCTGATTTTGTTGCGAAGCCCTACAAGTCCCAGGTGATTCTGCACAGGGTGGCCAGTATCATCCATTTGAGGGAAACGGCTGCCATGATTAATCTGGTTCAGTATGACAGGCTTACAGGGCTCTACAGCAAGGAATTTTTTTACCAGCGGGTAAGGGAAACTCTGATGCAGCATCCTGACAGGGAGTATGATATCATTTGCTCCGATATCGTGAATTTCAAACTGATTAATGATATATTCGGCATTCCTGCCGGGGACCATCTGCTAAATGAGATTGGCAGGCTTTATAAAAAGGTGGCCGGGAAGAATGGAATCTGCGGTCATTTTCACGCGGACCAGTTTGCCTGCCTTCTGGAACGGCGGTGGGAGTACACGGATGAGCTGTTCATCCGGTGCAATGCCAGGGTGAATACCCTTCCAAATGCCAGGAATGTGGTGATGAAGTGGGGAATATACCAGGTGGCTGACCGGAATGTGTCTGTAGAGCAGATGTGTGACCGGGCTCTTTTGGCTGCCCGCAGCATTAAGGGACGGTATGGAACGTATTTCGCGGCCTATGACGACCAGCTGCGCAACCGTCTTTTAAGGGAGCAGGCCATAACGGACAGCATGGAGCCGGCCCTTGCGAAGAAGCAGTTTGAGGTTTATCTGCAGCCCAAGTACAGGATTAAAGACCACAGGCTTTCAGGGGCAGAGGCCCTGGTCCGGTGGAGACATCCGGTGTGGGGATTCCAGTCCCCCGGAGAGTTCATTCCCTTGTTTGAACAAAACGGTTTCATCACAAAGCTGGACCAGTATGTGTGGGAACGGGCTGCATCCGTCCTCAGGGAATGGGACAACAGAGGATATCCTCCCATCCCTGTGTCCGTCAATGTATCCAGGGCGGATATCTACCATAAGGACCTGGCAGACATGCTGCTTGGAATCGTGCGCCGATACAGGCTGCAGCCGTCACGGCTTCACCTGGAGATAACGGAAAGCGCGTACACCGAAAACCCTGAGCAGGTAATCGAGACAGTGGGTTATCTGAGGGAACTGGGCTTTGTCATTGAGATGGATGATTTCGGAAGCGGATATTCCTCCCTCAATATGCTGGGCAAAATGCCAGTGGATATCCTTAAGCTGGACATGAAGTTTATCCAGGATGAGGCCGCAGGGCCGGATGACGGCGGAATCCTCCATTTTATCATGGAGCTGGCCCGGTGGATGGACCTGAGCGTGGTGGCAGAAGGAGTGGAGACCAGGCAGCAGCTGGAGCGCCTTAAGAAGGCGGACTGCGACTATGTGCAGGGGTATTATTTTGCCCGTCCAATGCCCATAAATGAATTCGAGGAACTGCTCAGAGACGGACATACAGCCATGGAGCAGGAGGGGATGGGCGATGAAAACCTCCGGGAGTCTCAGCCGTTTCCTGTTCTTCTGGTCGCGGACGAGGACGCCTGTTACCGCAGGAATGTTAGGGAAACCTTTGAGGGAAGCTTTCAGGTGATGGAGGCTGGGGACGGCAAGGCGGCCTTAAGATGTATGGCTGACAGTAAAAGCAGGATTGCCGCTGTGATTCTCAGCCTGACCCTTTCAGGGACAGATGGTTTTTCCGTGCTGGAGGTACTTCAGAGGGAAAAGATGGATCCGGATATACCGGTCATTGCCACAGGCCCGCAGAACGAGGCTATGGAGGACCGGGCAATGGAGCTGGGGGCGGATGATTTTGCGGGAAGGCCCCATTCCCAGAAGAGCCTGAGACGGCGGGTGCTGCGGGCCATCCATGCGAAGGCACCGCGGGAACGGGCGGCCCGGCCCGGACAGATATTGACTTTGGGGGAGGATTAA
- the xdhA gene encoding xanthine dehydrogenase subunit XdhA produces the protein MNIVGQQVKRVDAYGKVTGEAKYTADLEPRDILHGKVVHSTIANGLVKSFDLTEAYQVPGVVKIVTCFDVPDCQFPTAGHPWSVEKKHQDICDRKILNQRVRLYGDDIAAVIAEDEVAAARAARLIKVEYKEYTPIVTVEAAMAEDATPLHPDLRKDNVIVHSHMTMGDSEFTYERGLEKAGSGYGPEEIISLEKEYDTPRISHCHIELPVSWAYVDTNGKITVVSSTQIPHIVRRCTAQALGVPIGRVRIIKPYIGGGFGNKQDVLYEPLNAFLTMSVGGRPVRLEISREETISGTRTRHAIKGKCRGLVTKDGRILARKLEAYANNGAYASHGHAICANCGNVFKDLYRDELGTEVDCFTVYTSSPTAGAMRAYGIPQAAWFAECLTDDLADAIGMDPCEFRLKNCMEDGFVDPANGITFHSYGLKKCIEEGRRHIRWDEKWSAYRNQTGPVRKGVGMAIFCYKTGVHPISLETASARMILNQDGSMQLCMGATEIGQGADTVFTQMASQTTGIAFDKVYIVSTQDTDVTPFDTGAYASRQTYVSGMACRKCGEEFRLKILEYAAYMLSHDVSDLSKTVYADQVKAAAALLRETLGLKEGELVSPDMLDIENSKIVVSGGEPVLFDLSVVADTAFYSLDRSVHITAEVTNQCKDNTFSSGCCFVEIEVDIPLGLVTVKDIINVHDSGILINPLTARAQVHGGMSMGLGYGLSEELLVDEKTGRPLNNNLLDYKIPTAMDTPDLNVAFIELEDPTGPYGNKSLGEPPAIPVAPAIRNAILNATGVQMDVTPMTAQRLIEKFKEKGLI, from the coding sequence ATGAATATTGTAGGGCAGCAAGTAAAACGTGTTGATGCTTACGGGAAGGTGACCGGGGAGGCCAAGTACACCGCGGATCTGGAACCGAGAGACATCCTGCACGGTAAGGTCGTGCACTCTACCATTGCCAACGGCCTGGTCAAAAGCTTTGACTTGACAGAGGCCTATCAGGTTCCTGGTGTGGTGAAGATTGTCACATGCTTCGATGTTCCCGACTGCCAGTTTCCTACGGCAGGCCATCCGTGGAGCGTGGAAAAGAAGCATCAGGATATCTGTGACAGGAAAATACTGAACCAGAGGGTCCGCCTTTACGGGGACGATATTGCGGCTGTCATCGCTGAGGATGAGGTGGCCGCGGCCAGGGCAGCCCGCCTGATTAAGGTGGAATATAAAGAATATACTCCTATTGTTACAGTGGAAGCAGCCATGGCAGAGGATGCCACTCCCCTGCACCCGGATCTCAGGAAGGACAATGTGATCGTACACTCCCACATGACCATGGGTGACAGTGAATTCACCTATGAGAGAGGACTTGAGAAAGCCGGGTCCGGTTACGGGCCTGAGGAAATCATTTCCCTGGAAAAGGAATACGATACCCCGAGGATTTCCCACTGCCACATAGAGCTGCCTGTCTCATGGGCCTATGTGGACACCAACGGTAAGATAACCGTGGTATCCTCCACCCAGATTCCCCACATAGTCAGGCGCTGTACAGCCCAGGCCCTGGGGGTTCCAATCGGAAGAGTCCGCATTATAAAGCCTTACATCGGAGGCGGCTTCGGCAACAAGCAGGACGTGCTCTATGAACCCTTAAACGCATTCCTGACCATGTCCGTCGGCGGACGGCCTGTCAGGCTGGAAATCAGCCGGGAGGAAACTATCTCCGGCACCCGTACCCGTCACGCCATCAAAGGAAAATGCAGGGGCCTTGTGACAAAGGACGGCCGCATCCTGGCCAGGAAGCTGGAGGCCTATGCCAACAACGGCGCCTATGCATCCCACGGCCACGCCATCTGCGCTAACTGCGGCAATGTGTTCAAGGACCTTTACAGAGACGAGCTGGGTACCGAGGTGGACTGCTTCACCGTATACACCTCCTCTCCCACGGCCGGCGCCATGAGAGCCTACGGCATTCCCCAGGCAGCATGGTTCGCGGAATGTCTCACCGATGATCTGGCAGACGCCATTGGCATGGATCCCTGTGAATTCAGGCTGAAAAACTGCATGGAGGATGGTTTCGTGGACCCGGCCAACGGCATCACCTTCCATTCTTACGGTCTGAAAAAATGCATCGAGGAAGGGCGACGACACATACGCTGGGACGAGAAATGGAGCGCATACCGCAATCAGACCGGCCCGGTCCGAAAAGGTGTGGGCATGGCTATCTTTTGTTATAAGACAGGCGTGCATCCCATCTCCCTTGAAACAGCTTCCGCCCGCATGATACTCAACCAGGACGGCTCCATGCAGCTGTGCATGGGCGCCACGGAGATCGGCCAGGGAGCCGACACCGTATTCACCCAGATGGCTTCCCAGACAACCGGCATAGCCTTTGACAAGGTCTACATCGTATCCACCCAGGACACGGACGTGACCCCCTTTGACACCGGGGCCTATGCATCCCGCCAGACCTATGTGTCCGGCATGGCCTGCAGGAAATGCGGCGAGGAATTCCGACTTAAGATACTGGAATACGCTGCTTACATGCTGAGCCACGATGTAAGCGACCTATCCAAAACAGTATACGCTGACCAAGTAAAGGCTGCCGCTGCCCTGCTCAGGGAGACACTGGGACTTAAGGAAGGGGAGCTGGTATCACCGGATATGCTGGACATAGAAAACAGTAAGATTGTGGTAAGCGGCGGGGAGCCCGTGCTCTTCGACCTGTCCGTGGTAGCGGACACCGCCTTCTATTCCCTGGACCGTTCCGTACATATCACAGCCGAGGTCACTAACCAGTGCAAGGACAACACATTTTCCTCCGGCTGCTGCTTTGTGGAAATCGAGGTGGACATTCCCCTTGGTCTGGTAACGGTAAAGGATATCATCAATGTCCATGACTCCGGAATCCTCATCAATCCGCTGACCGCCAGGGCCCAGGTCCACGGCGGCATGAGCATGGGACTGGGATACGGGCTTTCGGAGGAGCTGCTGGTGGATGAAAAGACAGGCAGGCCCTTAAACAATAACCTGCTGGATTACAAGATTCCAACCGCCATGGACACGCCGGACTTAAACGTGGCGTTCATTGAGCTGGAGGACCCCACCGGCCCTTACGGTAACAAATCCCTGGGCGAGCCTCCTGCCATTCCGGTGGCCCCCGCCATCCGCAACGCCATCTTAAACGCCACCGGAGTCCAGATGGATGTGACTCCCATGACCGCTCAGCGGCTCATTGAAAAATTCAAAGAAAAAGGTCTGATATAA
- the xdhB gene encoding xanthine dehydrogenase subunit XdhB, protein MFDIKSFYEAKDVADAINALVKNPDAEIISGGTDVLIRVREGKDAGRSVVSIHNIEALKGVRLLDDGDLWIGAGTAFSHITNDALIQKYIPMLGDAVDMVGGPQIRNTGTIGGNICNGATSADSASTMWTLEADVLLEGPEGKRRVPVCEFYTGPGRTVRDRTEVCTGFLVHRDSFEGWSGHYIKYGKRKAMEIATLGCAVRVKLSQDKKRIEDVRLGYGVAGPTPLRCRKAEDGLKGRAVNDSEAVLAFGKAALEEVNPRSSWRASKEFRLQLIEELSKRALAEAIKKAGGAINA, encoded by the coding sequence ATGTTTGATATCAAATCATTTTATGAGGCCAAGGATGTGGCCGACGCCATAAATGCCCTGGTAAAAAATCCTGACGCTGAAATCATAAGCGGCGGTACAGACGTTCTGATTCGTGTCAGAGAGGGAAAGGATGCCGGAAGATCCGTTGTATCCATTCATAATATAGAAGCATTAAAGGGAGTCCGCCTCCTTGATGACGGAGATCTGTGGATAGGCGCAGGCACTGCATTTTCCCATATCACCAACGATGCCCTGATCCAGAAATACATACCCATGCTTGGGGACGCCGTGGACATGGTAGGCGGTCCGCAGATACGCAATACCGGTACTATCGGCGGCAATATCTGCAATGGAGCCACCTCCGCAGACTCTGCTTCCACCATGTGGACCCTGGAGGCAGATGTGCTGTTAGAGGGTCCTGAGGGCAAACGCAGGGTGCCGGTCTGTGAATTCTATACAGGTCCCGGACGGACGGTCCGCGACCGGACCGAGGTCTGTACCGGTTTCCTGGTACACAGGGACAGCTTCGAAGGCTGGAGCGGCCATTACATCAAGTACGGCAAGAGAAAAGCCATGGAAATTGCCACCCTGGGCTGTGCGGTGCGTGTAAAGCTGAGCCAGGATAAGAAGCGGATTGAGGATGTCAGGCTGGGATACGGCGTGGCTGGTCCCACTCCCCTGCGATGCAGGAAGGCGGAGGATGGTTTAAAGGGTCGCGCAGTTAATGACAGTGAGGCTGTCCTGGCGTTCGGCAAGGCTGCACTGGAAGAAGTGAATCCCCGCTCCTCATGGAGGGCGTCAAAGGAATTCCGTCTGCAGCTCATTGAAGAATTATCCAAACGGGCCCTGGCAGAGGCAATAAAAAAAGCAGGAGGTGCGATCAATGCTTAA
- the xdhC gene encoding xanthine dehydrogenase subunit XdhC, which produces MLKIVHMKVNGKEVELAVDERESLLDTLRQRLGLTSVKKGCEVGECGACTVLVNGEAIDSCIYMTLWAEGKSIMTVEGLKGPNGELSPIQKAFIEEAAVQCGFCTPGLIMSAVEIVGTGKKYNREELKKLISGHLCRCTGYENILNAMERIVEEVYQVSHKTGGTD; this is translated from the coding sequence ATGCTTAAGATTGTACACATGAAAGTAAATGGTAAAGAAGTGGAACTGGCTGTGGATGAGAGGGAATCCCTGCTCGATACCCTGCGCCAGCGTCTGGGGCTTACATCCGTGAAAAAGGGCTGCGAGGTCGGGGAATGCGGTGCCTGTACCGTTCTGGTAAACGGAGAAGCCATAGACAGCTGTATCTACATGACCTTATGGGCCGAGGGAAAAAGCATCATGACAGTGGAAGGTTTAAAGGGGCCCAACGGGGAATTGTCACCCATTCAGAAGGCATTTATCGAGGAGGCAGCCGTACAGTGCGGCTTCTGTACTCCCGGCCTTATCATGAGCGCGGTGGAGATTGTGGGAACCGGAAAAAAATACAACCGGGAAGAGCTTAAGAAGCTGATATCCGGGCATCTGTGCAGATGTACCGGCTATGAGAACATTCTCAACGCCATGGAACGGATTGTGGAGGAGGTATATCAGGTCAGCCACAAAACCGGCGGGACCGATTAA
- a CDS encoding uracil-xanthine permease family protein — MNSNTNCSINNIYKLEGRVPIAKAIPFGLQHILAMFVSNLAPITIIAGAAQPALSQAQTAILLQNAMFVAGIATMIQLYPIWRIGSKLPVVMGVSFTFVTVLSTIAANYGYPAVVGAVLIGGIFEGTLGLLAKYWRRIITPVVAASVVTAIGFSLFTVGARSFGGGYADDFGSAQNLILGTITLLTCLLWNIFAKGYLKQLSVLAGLIVGYVIAIFLGKVDLSLIMSGGIISFPHLLPFMPEFHAGAIISACIIFLVSAAETIGDTSALVSGGLNREITGKEISGSLACDGYASALSTVFGCPPVTSFSQNVGLVAMTKVVNRFTIMTGAACMILAGLLPPVGNFFASLPQAVLGGCTIMMFGTILTSGVQMIAKCGFSQRNIVIVSLSLAVGIGFTTASEIGIWDIFPELVQSVFSANVVAVVFVVSVFLSLVLPKDMDIKTLEG; from the coding sequence ATGAACAGCAATACCAATTGCAGTATCAACAACATATACAAACTGGAGGGAAGGGTGCCAATCGCCAAAGCCATCCCCTTCGGCCTCCAGCACATCCTGGCCATGTTCGTCTCCAACCTTGCGCCTATTACCATCATAGCAGGAGCGGCACAGCCTGCCCTGAGCCAGGCCCAGACAGCCATTCTGCTCCAGAACGCAATGTTTGTGGCAGGCATCGCCACTATGATTCAGCTGTATCCCATATGGCGGATTGGCTCTAAGCTTCCCGTTGTCATGGGCGTCAGCTTTACCTTCGTCACCGTTCTCAGCACCATTGCAGCCAACTACGGTTATCCCGCTGTGGTGGGAGCCGTGCTCATAGGCGGTATCTTTGAAGGTACCCTGGGACTTCTGGCCAAATACTGGCGCAGAATCATTACCCCAGTGGTGGCTGCCTCTGTGGTTACAGCTATCGGATTTTCCCTTTTCACAGTGGGCGCCAGGTCCTTTGGCGGCGGATATGCAGACGACTTCGGTTCCGCCCAGAACCTGATTCTGGGTACCATCACCCTTCTGACCTGTCTTCTGTGGAACATCTTTGCAAAAGGATACTTAAAACAGCTGTCCGTACTGGCTGGACTGATTGTGGGGTATGTAATCGCCATCTTCCTTGGGAAAGTGGATTTAAGCCTGATTATGTCCGGCGGAATCATTTCCTTCCCTCATCTGCTTCCCTTTATGCCCGAGTTCCATGCAGGGGCCATTATCTCGGCCTGCATCATCTTTCTTGTATCTGCGGCAGAGACCATAGGCGACACCTCGGCCCTGGTTTCAGGCGGCTTAAACCGTGAAATCACGGGAAAAGAAATATCCGGCTCCCTGGCCTGCGACGGCTACGCATCCGCCCTTTCCACTGTATTCGGATGTCCGCCTGTAACCTCATTCTCCCAGAATGTGGGCCTGGTGGCCATGACAAAGGTGGTCAACCGTTTCACAATCATGACAGGGGCGGCCTGCATGATTTTAGCCGGACTCCTTCCGCCTGTGGGAAACTTTTTTGCTTCCCTGCCTCAGGCCGTGCTTGGCGGATGCACCATCATGATGTTCGGCACCATTCTTACCTCCGGCGTACAGATGATTGCCAAATGCGGTTTTTCTCAGAGAAACATAGTCATTGTCTCCCTCTCCCTGGCAGTGGGCATCGGTTTTACCACAGCCAGCGAAATCGGGATCTGGGATATCTTCCCTGAATTGGTCCAGTCTGTATTTTCGGCCAATGTGGTTGCGGTTGTATTTGTGGTCTCCGTATTTTTAAGCCTGGTGCTTCCAAAGGATATGGATATCAAGACCCTGGAAGGGTAA